From Acidobacteriota bacterium, one genomic window encodes:
- the tssH gene encoding type VI secretion system ATPase TssH, with product MNVNLKSLVGRLNDTCRGALEGAAGLCLSRTNYDVEIEHILAKLLEQDDTDLHKICRHFEVNIDRLSKDVETAMNRLKSGNSRTPGLSDRLPNWFQDAWLVASVDFGESRVRSGHLILALLSNDGTARIAREISREFSHISVEGLQAKLPEVTADSFEAREAMALGETGGTSGGAPVASGVPGKTKSLGQYTEDLTAKARAGKIDPILGRDFEIRQVIDILTRRRQNNPILTGEAGVGKTAVVEGFALRIAQGDVPEPLKNVAVRTLDLGLLQAGAGVKGEFENRLKSVIDEVKASPQPIILFIDEAHTMIGAGGQAGQNDAANLLKPALARGELRTIAATTWAEYKKYFEKDAALARRFQVVKVEEPDEEKAITMMRGIASTMEEHHNVRILDEAIVDCVKLSHRYITGRQLPDKSVSVLDTACAKVAIGQGATPASVEDTTRRIQRLTTEIESLEREEVTGADHADRVTELKAKRATAEEELAKLNEQWAKEKELVEKIRNIRIKLEMSRLDTKPTVAEPAESEESAETSDETPDENPTEEAVEATSTEEPAEESKPIDTEFLRAELKKLNEELKAVQGEDPLMAPVVNGQAVAEIISGWTGIPIGKMVADEINAVLNLRQTLGERVLGQDHALEAISQRIRTSRAGLTDPKRPIGVFLLVGTSGVGKTETALALADTLYGGERNLISINMSEYQEAHTVSSLKGSPPGYVGYGEGGVLTEAVRRKPYSVVLLDEVEKAHPDVMELFFQVFDKGVLEDGEGREIDFKNCIILLTSNVGTDTIMKLCADPDTKPDPDGLVEAIRPELVKHFKPALLGRMVTVPFYPISDDILRLIIRLQLGKIKNRIMDNHGAQFSYDDSVIDTVAKRCTDVDSGARNVYNILTGTLLPEMSGEVLTRMASGEGIKSVHVSVGADEKFTYDIK from the coding sequence ATGAATGTAAATTTGAAATCGCTGGTTGGCAGACTCAACGACACCTGCCGCGGAGCGCTCGAGGGTGCGGCCGGGCTTTGCCTTTCGCGAACCAATTACGACGTTGAGATCGAGCATATTCTGGCAAAACTACTCGAACAAGATGACACCGATCTCCACAAGATCTGCCGGCATTTCGAGGTCAACATCGATCGTTTGTCGAAGGACGTCGAGACGGCGATGAATCGGCTCAAAAGCGGCAACTCGCGGACGCCCGGGCTTTCCGACCGCTTGCCGAATTGGTTTCAGGATGCGTGGCTCGTCGCGTCGGTCGATTTCGGCGAATCCCGCGTGCGCTCCGGTCATTTGATCCTCGCCCTTTTGTCGAATGACGGCACTGCACGGATCGCCCGCGAAATTTCGCGTGAATTCAGTCACATCTCGGTCGAAGGGCTGCAGGCGAAACTCCCAGAGGTCACGGCCGATTCGTTCGAAGCGCGCGAAGCGATGGCGCTTGGCGAAACAGGCGGCACTTCGGGCGGCGCGCCGGTCGCGTCCGGAGTTCCGGGGAAAACCAAATCGCTCGGTCAGTACACCGAAGATTTGACGGCTAAAGCTCGGGCCGGCAAGATCGATCCGATCCTCGGCCGCGACTTCGAGATTCGCCAGGTGATCGATATTCTTACGCGCCGCCGGCAGAACAATCCGATCCTCACCGGCGAGGCCGGCGTCGGAAAAACTGCGGTCGTCGAAGGATTTGCGCTTCGGATCGCACAGGGTGACGTGCCGGAACCGCTGAAAAACGTTGCGGTCCGCACGCTCGACCTCGGGCTTCTTCAGGCCGGAGCTGGCGTCAAGGGCGAGTTCGAAAACCGCCTGAAATCGGTCATCGACGAGGTCAAAGCCTCGCCGCAGCCGATCATTCTCTTCATCGACGAAGCGCATACGATGATCGGCGCCGGCGGACAGGCCGGACAGAACGACGCCGCCAACCTGCTCAAGCCGGCGCTTGCCCGCGGTGAACTCCGGACGATCGCCGCGACGACTTGGGCTGAGTACAAGAAATATTTTGAAAAGGACGCCGCGCTTGCCCGCCGCTTTCAGGTCGTCAAGGTCGAAGAACCCGACGAAGAAAAGGCGATCACGATGATGCGCGGTATCGCTTCGACGATGGAAGAACACCATAACGTTCGAATCCTGGATGAGGCGATCGTTGACTGCGTCAAACTCTCGCATCGATACATCACCGGCCGCCAACTGCCGGACAAGTCGGTTTCCGTCCTCGATACGGCGTGCGCCAAGGTCGCCATCGGACAGGGAGCGACGCCGGCGTCGGTCGAGGATACGACGCGCCGCATCCAGCGACTCACGACCGAGATCGAATCGCTCGAACGCGAAGAAGTGACCGGAGCCGATCACGCTGACCGAGTCACGGAGCTTAAGGCGAAACGAGCCACAGCCGAAGAAGAACTCGCGAAGTTGAACGAACAATGGGCGAAGGAAAAGGAACTCGTCGAGAAAATCCGCAATATCCGGATCAAACTCGAAATGTCGCGGCTCGATACGAAGCCGACGGTCGCGGAACCGGCCGAATCCGAAGAATCGGCGGAAACATCGGACGAGACTCCGGACGAAAATCCGACCGAAGAGGCGGTTGAAGCAACTTCGACTGAAGAGCCGGCCGAAGAATCGAAACCGATTGACACCGAGTTTCTCAGAGCCGAACTCAAGAAGCTCAACGAGGAACTCAAAGCGGTGCAGGGCGAAGATCCGCTGATGGCCCCGGTCGTTAACGGACAGGCCGTTGCCGAGATCATTTCGGGCTGGACCGGAATTCCGATCGGCAAGATGGTCGCCGACGAGATCAACGCGGTGTTGAATCTGCGGCAGACGCTTGGCGAACGCGTTCTCGGCCAGGATCACGCGCTCGAGGCGATCTCGCAGCGCATCCGAACCTCGCGTGCCGGACTCACGGATCCGAAACGTCCGATCGGCGTTTTCCTGCTCGTCGGAACGTCGGGCGTCGGAAAGACCGAAACCGCGCTCGCGCTCGCCGATACGCTCTACGGCGGCGAACGTAACCTGATCTCGATCAATATGAGCGAATATCAGGAAGCGCATACGGTCTCGAGCCTGAAGGGTTCGCCTCCGGGATACGTCGGTTACGGAGAAGGCGGCGTGTTGACCGAAGCCGTCCGGCGCAAACCGTATTCGGTCGTGCTGCTTGACGAAGTCGAGAAAGCGCATCCGGACGTGATGGAACTCTTCTTCCAGGTGTTCGACAAAGGCGTTCTCGAAGACGGCGAGGGTCGCGAGATCGACTTCAAGAACTGCATCATTTTGCTGACGTCGAACGTCGGAACAGACACGATCATGAAACTCTGCGCCGACCCGGACACGAAGCCGGATCCGGACGGACTGGTCGAGGCGATACGGCCCGAACTCGTCAAGCATTTCAAGCCGGCGCTGCTCGGCCGAATGGTGACGGTTCCGTTCTATCCGATCTCCGACGACATTCTGCGTCTGATCATCCGTCTGCAGCTTGGCAAGATCAAGAATCGCATTATGGACAATCACGGTGCGCAATTTTCCTACGATGACTCCGTCATTGATACAGTGGCGAAACGCTGTACCGACGTCGATAGCGGCGCGCGCAACGTTTATAACATCCTGACGGGAACGCTGCTGCCGGAAATGTCGGGCGAGGTTTTGACCCGAATGGCATCCGGCGAGGGAATAAAGAGCGTTCACGTTTCCGTCGGAGCGGACGAGAAGTTCACGTATGACATCAAATAA
- the tssG gene encoding type VI secretion system baseplate subunit TssG translates to MEKLPLNQKLADEPYRFEFFQAVRLLEKIYPERKPVGGDALPDSEVIRFRSRLGLNFPASEIQELKSSFDELTEHEKHEMFINFMGMVGISGVMPIHYTELLMDRARYRDTAMWSFLDIFTHRSVSMFFRAWEKYRFPVKYERGNDDFTQNLFDIAGLGTRGLRGRMELPDESLLPYTGLIAQKPHSAVALANMLGDYFRVSAKILQFFGQWLDLDKASITRLGFVNSALGQTTIIGNRIWDQQSKFRIVFGPLSFKQFQGFLPNGSAHKPMKSIVRFMNGTDFDLDVRLVLKAREVPGTVLTTRAKRRPLLGWTSFLKTKPFLADDDQVVLQINN, encoded by the coding sequence ATGGAAAAGTTGCCGTTAAATCAGAAGTTGGCCGACGAACCGTACAGGTTCGAGTTCTTTCAGGCGGTTCGGCTTCTTGAGAAGATCTATCCCGAGCGGAAACCGGTCGGCGGCGACGCGTTGCCGGACAGTGAGGTCATTCGTTTCAGATCGCGTCTTGGACTTAACTTTCCGGCAAGCGAGATCCAAGAGTTGAAATCGTCGTTTGACGAACTGACCGAGCACGAAAAGCACGAGATGTTCATCAATTTTATGGGGATGGTGGGGATCAGCGGCGTGATGCCGATCCATTACACCGAACTGTTGATGGACCGCGCGCGCTATCGCGATACCGCGATGTGGTCGTTTCTCGATATCTTCACGCACCGCTCGGTTTCGATGTTTTTCCGTGCCTGGGAGAAGTATCGCTTCCCGGTAAAATACGAGCGCGGCAACGACGACTTTACCCAGAATTTGTTTGACATCGCTGGATTGGGAACCCGCGGGCTGCGCGGTCGTATGGAACTTCCCGACGAATCGCTGCTGCCCTACACCGGACTTATCGCGCAAAAGCCGCATTCGGCCGTTGCGCTCGCCAATATGCTTGGCGATTACTTCCGTGTCAGTGCAAAGATCCTGCAGTTTTTCGGTCAATGGCTGGATCTCGACAAGGCAAGCATTACGCGTCTCGGGTTCGTCAACTCGGCGCTCGGGCAAACGACGATCATCGGAAATCGCATTTGGGATCAGCAGTCCAAATTCCGAATCGTCTTCGGCCCATTATCGTTCAAACAGTTTCAGGGGTTTTTGCCGAACGGTTCGGCGCACAAACCGATGAAATCAATCGTCCGTTTTATGAACGGCACTGATTTTGATCTCGATGTCCGGCTTGTCCTCAAAGCGAGGGAGGTTCCGGGAACGGTTCTGACCACGCGAGCGAAACGGCGTCCGCTTCTTGGCTGGACCTCGTTCCTGAAGACCAAGCCGTTTTTGGCGGACGACGATCAGGTTGTTTTGCAAATCAACAATTGA
- the tssF gene encoding type VI secretion system baseplate subunit TssF — protein sequence MRDELLGFYERELIFLRRMGAEFARKYPKIAARLQLDEEKIEDPHVERIIEAFAFLAARISLKLEDELPEITESFINVIYPHYLAPIPSMAITQFSFGSPNDKLTAVQKLERGARLNSRPVDGTPCQFRTGFDVALFPLEILSAALESPAPKDGRGRFSEASIRLSMRCYGNANLHEMRVGDTGEPPKSLRFYINGDPQLIFPLYELLFNNSTSVEFSPRDTPLSSKSLKTLSNIQLKLPDPIVLPAADAIKQVGFEEDEALLPYTKRSFPGYRLLTEYFAFPYKFLFFDVYGLDKAIDSKFGSHFDLIIHLKDVLPPKAPITADTFRLGCTPIINLFSRMADPIYLSQQKYEYHVVPDVHRQMTTEVYSIDDVLTSDPKTNTTRQFSPFYSLRHAYGEQMEKSFWYGTRQDSQRDDDEGTEMYLSLVDIDFNPRVPAVEVLNVRTTCTNRDLPAKLPFGGREGDFEVEGSGLLSKAKCLTKPTETIRPARRRSLQWRLISHLNLNYLSIVESQEGTPEALQEILHLYNFDDTSAARKQILGITGIETRKVVRRIGDHIGAGFVRGLETTLTFDEEQFVGSGLFLFACVLERFFGLYSSLNSFNQLVLRTQQREEDVKVFPSRTGEQVLL from the coding sequence ATGCGCGACGAACTGCTTGGCTTCTACGAACGCGAACTCATATTCCTCCGGCGTATGGGCGCGGAGTTTGCGCGCAAATACCCGAAGATCGCGGCGCGTCTCCAACTCGACGAGGAAAAGATCGAGGATCCGCACGTCGAACGCATCATCGAAGCATTCGCGTTTTTGGCCGCGCGCATTTCGCTGAAACTCGAAGATGAACTGCCGGAGATCACCGAGTCGTTCATCAACGTCATTTACCCTCACTACCTTGCGCCGATCCCGTCGATGGCGATCACGCAGTTTTCCTTCGGTTCGCCGAACGACAAACTGACCGCGGTGCAGAAACTCGAACGCGGCGCGCGGCTTAATTCGCGACCTGTCGACGGTACGCCGTGCCAGTTTCGGACTGGTTTCGACGTTGCGCTCTTTCCGTTGGAGATACTCTCGGCCGCGCTTGAATCGCCGGCGCCCAAAGACGGCCGCGGCCGGTTTTCGGAAGCGTCGATCCGGCTCAGTATGCGATGTTACGGAAACGCGAATCTCCACGAAATGAGGGTCGGCGACACCGGCGAGCCGCCAAAGTCGCTGCGTTTCTATATCAACGGCGATCCGCAACTGATCTTTCCGCTCTACGAACTGCTGTTCAACAATTCGACGTCGGTCGAGTTCAGTCCGCGCGACACGCCGCTCAGCAGCAAATCGCTGAAAACGCTGTCGAATATTCAGCTCAAACTTCCGGATCCGATCGTTTTGCCGGCTGCAGACGCGATCAAACAGGTCGGATTTGAAGAAGACGAAGCTTTGCTGCCGTACACGAAACGGTCGTTTCCGGGTTACCGGCTCTTGACCGAGTATTTCGCTTTTCCATACAAGTTTCTCTTTTTCGACGTTTACGGACTCGATAAGGCGATCGATTCGAAGTTCGGCAGTCATTTCGATTTGATCATCCATCTGAAAGACGTTCTGCCGCCGAAGGCCCCGATCACGGCCGACACATTTCGGCTCGGCTGCACTCCGATCATAAATCTGTTCTCCCGAATGGCGGATCCGATCTATCTTTCGCAGCAGAAGTACGAGTATCACGTCGTACCGGACGTGCACCGGCAAATGACGACGGAAGTCTACTCGATCGATGATGTTCTGACATCGGACCCGAAGACCAACACGACCCGCCAGTTTTCGCCGTTCTACTCGCTGCGCCACGCGTACGGCGAGCAAATGGAAAAGAGTTTCTGGTACGGAACGCGTCAGGATTCGCAGCGCGACGACGACGAAGGCACTGAGATGTACCTGTCGCTGGTCGATATCGATTTCAATCCGCGCGTCCCGGCCGTCGAGGTTCTCAACGTCCGGACAACTTGTACAAACCGCGACCTTCCGGCGAAACTCCCGTTCGGCGGACGTGAAGGCGATTTCGAGGTCGAGGGCAGCGGATTGCTTTCAAAGGCGAAGTGCCTGACGAAGCCGACCGAAACGATTCGGCCGGCGCGCCGCCGTTCGCTGCAATGGCGTTTGATCTCGCACCTGAACCTGAATTATCTGTCGATCGTCGAGAGTCAGGAAGGTACGCCCGAGGCGCTGCAGGAGATCCTGCACCTGTACAACTTCGACGATACTTCGGCGGCGCGCAAACAGATTCTCGGGATTACGGGAATCGAAACCCGAAAGGTCGTTCGGCGAATCGGCGACCATATCGGAGCCGGATTCGTGCGCGGACTCGAAACGACGCTGACGTTTGACGAAGAACAGTTCGTGGGCAGCGGTTTGTTCCTTTTCGCGTGTGTCCTGGAACGTTTCTTTGGGCTTTACTCGTCCCTTAACTCGTTCAATCAACTCGTGTTACGGACGCAACAACGCGAAGAGGACGTGAAGGTTTTTCCATCGCGAACCGGAGAACAAGTGCTCCTTTGA
- the tssE gene encoding type VI secretion system baseplate subunit TssE: MSRIDNEIRITPSVLDRLLDFEPDVSREAPKSRSKSLRELKLSVRRDLEWLLNTRTVHVEIDERLEEIRKSVLTYGLPDITGISAKNQSEQKRLSKAIESAIRYFEPRFLDVRVTLEPLNNVDRALKFRIEARLNIEPTPEPIAFDTILQLGSGEFEVKEK; the protein is encoded by the coding sequence ATGTCCAGAATCGACAACGAAATTCGCATCACGCCGTCGGTCCTCGACCGTCTTCTGGATTTCGAGCCCGACGTTTCGCGTGAGGCGCCGAAATCGCGCTCAAAATCGTTGCGGGAGCTCAAGCTGTCCGTGCGGCGCGATCTTGAATGGCTGCTCAACACGCGTACGGTTCACGTTGAGATCGACGAACGGCTGGAAGAGATAAGGAAGTCAGTTCTAACGTACGGATTGCCGGACATTACCGGCATCAGCGCGAAGAATCAGTCCGAACAGAAGCGGCTTTCAAAGGCGATCGAATCCGCGATCCGTTACTTTGAGCCGCGATTTCTTGATGTTCGGGTGACGCTTGAGCCATTGAACAACGTTGACCGGGCGCTCAAATTTCGGATCGAGGCCCGCCTGAACATCGAACCGACGCCGGAACCGATCGCTTTCGACACGATTCTGCAACTTGGAAGCGGCGAGTTTGAGGTTAAGGAAAAATAG
- a CDS encoding type VI secretion system tube protein Hcp, whose product MAQADYYLKIDTIEGEADAVGFEKQMQIESWSFGANNSGSAVQGTGLGAGKVSLQDFHFVVQNGKASPQLFLTCAKGNHIPQAILSCRKTGGDGTPYTYLKVTFGDIVISSFQTGGSNGSAILPMEQISFNFTNITFEYFQQKPDGSVALTNTTSYDIKKVEGTGA is encoded by the coding sequence ATGGCACAGGCTGATTATTATTTGAAGATCGATACGATTGAGGGCGAAGCGGACGCCGTTGGTTTTGAAAAACAGATGCAGATCGAATCATGGTCGTTCGGTGCGAACAACTCGGGTTCGGCGGTTCAGGGAACGGGTTTGGGCGCAGGTAAAGTGAGTCTTCAGGACTTTCACTTCGTCGTCCAGAACGGTAAGGCATCACCGCAGCTCTTCCTGACGTGCGCCAAGGGAAATCACATCCCGCAAGCGATTTTGAGCTGCCGCAAGACCGGTGGTGACGGAACTCCGTACACGTACCTGAAAGTGACCTTTGGCGACATCGTCATCTCGTCGTTCCAGACAGGCGGAAGCAACGGAAGTGCGATTCTTCCGATGGAACAGATTTCGTTCAACTTTACGAACATCACGTTCGAATACTTCCAGCAGAAACCGGACGGATCAGTTGCTCTGACCAACACGACGAGCTACGACATCAAGAAGGTCGAAGGAACGGGCGCCTAG
- the tssC gene encoding type VI secretion system contractile sheath large subunit has product MADKAKQQEAQVQEQAQETSLLDQILTEGRLARDDYQREQAKDMIGEFVNQVMSGELTMSKNMDVAINARIAEIDRIISAQLNVVMHHEEFQKLEGSWRGLHYLVKNSLTGPQLKIRVMNATKKELLKDFERALEFDQSALFKKIYEDEYGTFGGAPYGALIGDYEFGNHPQDLALLESLSQVAAAAHAPFISAASPDMFGWDEFAQMTEVRDVSKIFDTTMYAKWRSFRESEDSRYVGLTLPHVLGRVPYGAATKPTESFNFEEDVDGTNHKKYLWTNAAYSMGTRLTEAFSMHGWCVAIRGVEGGGLVDGLPTHTFETDEGEVAMKCPTEVAITDRREKEFSDNGFIPLVHCKGTDYAAFFATQSANKAKKYDTDSANANARLSSQLQYIFAVSRFAHYLKSMMRDKIGSFMSRQEAQIFLNRWISKYVLENDVAPASQKAKYPLREARVDVSEIPGKPGCYRAVAFLRPHFQLDELSVSLRLVAELPPPAK; this is encoded by the coding sequence ATGGCTGACAAAGCAAAACAACAAGAAGCTCAAGTTCAGGAGCAAGCACAGGAGACAAGTCTTCTCGACCAGATTCTGACCGAGGGCCGTCTGGCGCGTGATGATTATCAGCGCGAGCAGGCCAAGGATATGATCGGCGAGTTCGTCAATCAGGTGATGAGCGGCGAGTTGACGATGTCGAAGAATATGGACGTCGCCATCAATGCCCGGATCGCCGAGATCGACCGCATTATTTCGGCCCAGCTCAACGTCGTGATGCATCACGAGGAGTTTCAGAAACTGGAAGGCTCGTGGCGCGGCCTACATTATCTCGTCAAGAACAGTCTGACAGGTCCGCAGCTCAAGATCCGCGTTATGAACGCGACCAAGAAAGAGCTTTTGAAGGATTTCGAGCGCGCGCTTGAGTTCGACCAGTCGGCGTTGTTCAAGAAGATCTACGAAGACGAGTACGGAACGTTCGGCGGCGCGCCCTACGGAGCGCTTATCGGCGATTACGAGTTCGGCAATCATCCGCAGGATCTGGCGCTTCTCGAGAGTCTCTCGCAGGTTGCGGCAGCGGCCCACGCGCCGTTCATCAGCGCCGCCTCGCCGGATATGTTCGGCTGGGACGAGTTCGCTCAGATGACCGAGGTTCGCGATGTGTCGAAGATCTTCGATACGACGATGTACGCCAAATGGCGCAGTTTCCGTGAATCCGAAGACTCGCGCTATGTCGGCCTGACGCTCCCGCACGTGCTCGGACGTGTGCCGTACGGCGCAGCGACGAAGCCGACCGAGTCCTTCAATTTCGAAGAAGACGTCGACGGCACGAATCACAAGAAGTACCTTTGGACGAACGCGGCATATTCGATGGGCACGCGCCTGACCGAAGCGTTCTCGATGCACGGATGGTGCGTTGCGATCCGCGGCGTTGAAGGCGGCGGCCTGGTCGACGGTTTGCCGACGCATACGTTCGAGACCGACGAAGGTGAAGTCGCGATGAAGTGTCCGACGGAAGTCGCGATCACCGACCGTCGCGAAAAGGAGTTTTCGGACAACGGGTTTATCCCGCTGGTTCACTGCAAGGGAACCGATTACGCCGCTTTCTTTGCGACGCAGTCGGCCAACAAAGCCAAGAAGTACGACACTGATTCGGCAAACGCAAATGCGCGTCTGTCGTCGCAGCTTCAGTACATCTTCGCGGTTTCCCGCTTTGCACACTACCTGAAGTCGATGATGCGCGACAAGATCGGTTCGTTTATGTCGCGTCAGGAGGCCCAGATCTTCCTGAACCGATGGATCAGCAAATACGTTCTCGAAAACGACGTCGCTCCCGCTTCGCAGAAGGCAAAGTACCCGCTGCGCGAGGCCCGCGTCGACGTTTCGGAGATTCCGGGCAAGCCTGGCTGTTATCGTGCCGTCGCGTTCCTGCGGCCGCACTTCCAGCTGGACGAGCTTTCGGTGTCGTTGCGGCTCGTGGCCGAACTTCCGCCGCCGGCTAAATAA
- the tssB gene encoding type VI secretion system contractile sheath small subunit has protein sequence MPSKESIQHKIDRVRPPRVQITYDVEVGGAIELKELPFVIGVMGDFVGKSEEPLPALKNRKFVEIDPDNFNQVLAGMKPRVAFTVENKMQDDGSKVGVDLTFSNIEDFEPDNVVQQIDPLRKLVEARQKLSDLRSKMDGNEKLENMLNDIIGDAGKQKELSDSLGLGKEE, from the coding sequence ATGCCAAGTAAAGAGAGCATACAACATAAAATTGACCGTGTTCGCCCCCCGCGAGTCCAGATCACCTATGATGTGGAAGTCGGCGGAGCGATCGAATTGAAAGAATTGCCGTTTGTGATAGGCGTGATGGGCGATTTCGTCGGCAAGTCCGAAGAACCGCTTCCGGCGCTCAAGAACCGCAAGTTCGTCGAGATCGATCCTGATAACTTTAATCAGGTTCTGGCTGGCATGAAGCCGCGTGTGGCCTTTACCGTTGAGAACAAGATGCAGGACGACGGCAGCAAGGTTGGCGTTGATCTCACCTTCAGCAACATCGAGGATTTCGAGCCTGACAACGTCGTGCAGCAGATCGACCCGCTTCGCAAACTCGTCGAGGCCCGCCAAAAGCTTTCCGATCTGCGTTCCAAGATGGACGGCAATGAAAAGCTCGAGAATATGCTGAACGACATCATCGGTGACGCCGGCAAACAGAAAGAACTGAGCGACTCGCTCGGTCTCGGTAAGGAGGAATAA
- the tssA gene encoding type VI secretion system protein TssA: MAEIVPKPAVVDFEAILTPISEENPSGEYLRYSGLYDEVSEARRADEILSQGEWQTELKVADYKKVIALASASIEKDSKDLQVAAWFAEALIKEHGFVGLRDALRMMTRLQETFWDTMHPVIDEGDMEGRANALAWMEAQAAFALKQAKITGYVGYSFVDYEDSKRFDIPENIESLDTAEQQKFNELRAQAERENRVTANKWRAELSQTRRVFCEELNFLLEECWTAYNDLNKVIEEKYDLNQAPGTNNLKKSLDEVHTLTKKILEEKRLEEPDAAEEAVEEVTAADGGTVTVKAAGVATGAIQNRQDALKRLSDVADWFKKNEPHSPIAYVVGRAVKWGNMPFEVWLQDVIKDETVIYNLRQTLGFNTNLPESSDQ; the protein is encoded by the coding sequence ATGGCTGAGATCGTACCAAAACCGGCGGTAGTTGATTTCGAAGCGATTCTGACACCGATTTCGGAAGAGAATCCTTCGGGCGAGTATCTTCGTTATTCGGGGCTCTATGACGAGGTCTCCGAAGCGCGGCGCGCGGATGAGATCCTGAGCCAGGGCGAATGGCAGACGGAACTAAAGGTTGCCGACTACAAGAAGGTCATCGCGCTGGCATCGGCTTCGATCGAAAAGGACTCGAAGGACCTTCAGGTCGCCGCGTGGTTTGCGGAAGCGCTCATCAAGGAACACGGGTTTGTCGGTCTGCGCGATGCGTTGCGAATGATGACGCGGCTCCAGGAGACTTTCTGGGACACGATGCATCCCGTCATCGACGAAGGCGATATGGAAGGCCGTGCGAACGCGCTCGCGTGGATGGAAGCTCAGGCGGCGTTCGCTTTGAAACAAGCAAAGATTACGGGCTATGTAGGTTATAGCTTTGTAGATTATGAAGATTCGAAGCGATTTGACATTCCCGAGAACATTGAGTCGCTCGACACCGCCGAGCAGCAGAAGTTCAACGAACTGCGCGCCCAAGCCGAGCGGGAAAACCGCGTCACGGCCAACAAATGGCGCGCCGAATTGTCGCAAACCCGCCGCGTCTTTTGCGAAGAGTTAAATTTTCTTCTCGAAGAGTGCTGGACGGCGTATAATGACCTCAACAAGGTTATCGAGGAAAAATACGACCTTAATCAAGCGCCGGGAACCAACAACCTGAAGAAGTCGCTTGACGAGGTTCATACGTTGACGAAGAAAATCCTCGAGGAGAAACGTCTCGAAGAACCGGACGCCGCGGAAGAAGCGGTCGAAGAGGTTACGGCTGCAGATGGCGGTACCGTGACCGTCAAGGCGGCAGGAGTTGCGACCGGCGCGATCCAGAACCGTCAGGACGCGCTCAAACGACTCAGCGACGTCGCCGATTGGTTCAAGAAGAACGAGCCGCACAGTCCGATCGCATACGTCGTCGGGCGGGCCGTGAAATGGGGCAATATGCCGTTCGAGGTTTGGCTCCAGGATGTTATCAAGGACGAGACCGTGATCTACAATCTTCGGCAAACGCTTGGTTTCAACACCAACTTGCCGGAATCGTCGGATCAATAG